TTGAAACATTTGTTACTAATGGAGGTACCATAATTACAATTGAGGAAAATAAAACAAAAAAACAGCCTATTACTGTTTATGGAGAAACAACACCAAATCCATCAGCTTTAAAATTCGTCGTTAGTAGAATGCTAACTAAGAATCCTATTGAGTTTAAAAACATTGACCAAACTGCTTCATCTCCCTTAGCAAAAGAATTATTTAAATTCCCATATGTAAAAGAAATTTTTATTGATGAAAATTATATTTCAGTAACCAAATATGAGGTCAATAACTGGGAGGAAATTACTTTGGAATTAAGAAGCTTCATCAAACAATATATTGAAAATGGAGGAACAGTTTTAGACGAAAGTCTAATTCAAACTATTGTAAAAGACGAAAAAACAAAAGATGCAAATTTTGATTCATTAGACGAAACTTCTCAAAAAATCATTAATATATTAGAAGAATATGTAAAACCTGCTGTTGCTGCTGACGGTGGTAACATTGCCTTTGAATCCTATGACGAAACTTCTAAAACCGTAAAAGTAACACTCCAAGGAGCTTGTAGTGGCTGTCCATCATCAACATTTACTTTAAAAAGCGGAATAGAAAACATGCTAAAAAGCATGCTTAACGACGATAAAATAAATGTAGAAGCCGCTAACGCCTAATAATTACAAAACACTGATTTACTGATAATTATGATATATTTAACCTTTTTTATAGGGGGAAAATTAAAAAATTAGTTAAATTTAAGTTTAACTAAAAAAGTAGAAATTATGTCAGTATTAAAGGTAATTGAATTACTCTCAAGTTCAAAAACGAGTTGGGAAGAAGCAACACAAAAAGCCATAACGAAAGCATCAAAATCTGTAAAAAATATACGATCTGTATATGTTAAAGAT
The Flavobacterium sp. WC2421 genome window above contains:
- a CDS encoding NifU family protein — its product is MTKVTIKETQNPTILKFEFEDFITKNESFEFKNIDEAKASPLAQQLFYLPFVKTIYISGKFIAVEKYSIVEWDDVKDAVAEQIETFVTNGGTIITIEENKTKKQPITVYGETTPNPSALKFVVSRMLTKNPIEFKNIDQTASSPLAKELFKFPYVKEIFIDENYISVTKYEVNNWEEITLELRSFIKQYIENGGTVLDESLIQTIVKDEKTKDANFDSLDETSQKIINILEEYVKPAVAADGGNIAFESYDETSKTVKVTLQGACSGCPSSTFTLKSGIENMLKSMLNDDKINVEAANA
- a CDS encoding dodecin family protein is translated as MSVLKVIELLSSSKTSWEEATQKAITKASKSVKNIRSVYVKDQSASVDGGKISEYRVTLKVTFELE